CAAGGGTGACTATGTTTCCTTTTCTGATTTCACACGCCACGCCACGCCCGACGAACAGGTTGGGTTTTGGGCATTGGTCGAAAAAATTACCGCCGACAGCGGCGTCGATAAAACCGGCTATCGCATTATCACCAACCATGGGGCGCATGGCCACCAGGAGGTTCCCCATTTCCACATCCACCTATTGGGTGGCGAATCAACCGGCCCCCTTACCAATTAACACCAACCATTAAACATGTTTATCGAACGCCGCTATTGGCCAAATTTACTAACCCTATATCGCATTTTGGCGGTGCCGCTTTTTGCCTACTGCTGGTCATTCCAAACCGCTTTTTACGATTGGGTCAACCTTGGCATCTACGCCTTGGCCGGCCTGTCCGATTATTTGGATGGTTGGTTGGCGCGGCGCGACAAACGGGTCAGTAATTTTGGCCGCATGCTCGACCCGATATCGGATAAAATAATGGTGATGGCGGTGCTGTTGCTGATGGTCGCCGATAAAACAATCTACGGCATTAATTTAATTCCCGCCATGTTGATTTTGATAAGGGAGGTTGGGGTTTCCGGCATGCGCGAATTTTTGTCAGAAATTAATATCAAAATGCCGGTCAGCAAATTGGCAAAATGGAAAACCACGGCGCAGATGATTTCGCTCGGGTTTTTGATTGTCCACCTCGACCAACTTTTTGGTTTGCCGATACGCGCCATCGGCATTGTGTTGTTGTGGGGCGCGGCGGCCTTGACGTTGATAACCGGCTATGACTATTTGAAAAAGGCTTGGCCGCACATCAGCCTTGACCCGCTGAAAGAAAAACCAGCCAAAAAAATAAATAAAAAACGGAGAAAAAAAACCGCATGACCAATATCGCCATCAACGGGTTTGGCCGCATCGGCCGGCTGATGCTTCGCGCCCTGGTGAAGCACCCTGATTTTAACAAAAAAATAAAGCTGGTCGCCATCAACAGCCCGGGCGCGGCGGCGGCCATGGCGCATCTGTTCAAATATGATTCGGCGCACGGCATCTACCCTGGCGCGGTCACCGCGACCGACGATGGTTTGGATATTGGTTTTGGCCGCATCGCCTACAGCCAAATCAAGGACCCCAAAGAAATTGATTGGCAAAAATTGGGGGTCGATATTGTGCTGGAATGTTCGGGCAAATTTAACGACCGAGAAAAGGCCGCGGTGCATTTGACCTCGGGCGCGAAAAAAGTTCTGGTGTCGGCCCCGTCAAAGGGTGCGGATAAAACCATCGTCTACGGCGTCAACCACGATATATTAACGGCGGCCGATAAAATTGTGTCGGCGGCGTCCTGCACCACCAATTGCCTCGCGCCGATTGCAAAAATTTTGGAGGATAAGGTCGGCATCCAAAATGGCTTCATGACCACCATCCACGCCTACACCGGCGACCAAAATATTGTTGATAGCAGTCATAAGGACCTGCGCCGCGCCCGCGCCGCCGCAACATCGATGATTCCCACCTCGACCGGTGCCGCCAAATCGATTGGCGAGGTCATTCCCAGTTTGAAGGGCAAGCTGGATGGCGCGTCGATGCGCGTGCCGACGGTCAATGTGTCCTGCGTCGATTTGGTGGCGGTGTTAAAAACCGCGGTCAGCACCAGTGAACTTCATGGCTTCTTCACCGCCGCCGAAACGGGTGCGCTGAAAAATATTCTCACCACCACCAACCTGCCGCTGGTGTCGATTGATTTCAACGGCATGGCCGCCAGCGGTTGCGTCGATTTGTTGGAAACATCGGCGCGCGCCAAATCGGGCGAAAAAAGCACGTTGGTGCGGGTGTTGTCATGGTATGACAACGAAATGGGTTTTTCTCACCGCATGGTCGACGTCCTGCTAAAAATGGCGGCGTTGTAAAAATTTTTATACTGCTCCATGCTGTTCTAAAACTTCTGCGATTTTAGAATGCCTAAAATCTTTGGCTAGACGCAGAGCTGTGGAGCCATTCTTATCTGTGTGATTGACCTTGGCACCATTTTTTAATAACAATATAATAATATCAATATTTCCTTTAAAACTTGCTAGCATTAAACAGCTTCCGCCATTGTTGTCGGGTTGATTAACATCCGCGCCATTTTTTAATAACAACCTAACGATTTCAACAAACCCTTCATCGATAGCATACATTAAAGCCGTCCAGCCATCTAAAATCTCTGCTTGATTAACATCTGCCCCTTTATTTAAAAATAATTGAACAACATCGGCATGCCCGAACTTACTGGCATACATTAAAGTTGTATGGTCGGATAAATCTACTTGGTTAATATTCTTAATACCCTCTAATATCCTTTTAACTTCATCCCTATCATTTTCTTCTATCGCTATAGAAATGTCAGCAAGAATTGATACAGTGGAAACACATTCGGAATCGTAATCTTCTGTTACTGACATATTGGCCTCTCTTTATATCATTATATGCTTTTTTTATGTGATGAATATGTTTAAAACGCCCTATGGCTTCACCCACTCATTGGCCCATTTTAAAAAAATATCGTTTTCGTCTTTGGTGCCAACGGTANNNNNNNNNNNNNNNNNNNNNNNNNNNNNNNNNNNNNNNNNNNNNNNNNNNNNNNNNNNNNNNNNNNNNNNNNNNNNNNNNNNNNNNNNNNNNNNNNNNNCCACTCATTGGCCCATTTTAAAAAAATATCGTTTTCGTCTTTGGTGCCAACGGTAACGCGCACCGTGGTGTTCAGGTTATATGATTTCATGCCGCGCACAAAAACATTGTGGCTTTCCATGAATTCAATAAAATTGGTGGCGCGGGCGACATCGCCAAATTGCATCAGGTAAAAATTGGTGTCCGAATTATAAACGATAAAACCATTCTGCCGCAAAACGCCCTGCATCCGCAATTTTTCGCTTGCGTTGTGGTCGCGCGACCGCGTGATAAAATCTTGGTCGGCCATCGCCACCACGCCGGCATTTTGCGCGATCTGCGACGTGCTGAACACATTGCATAATTTATTGACGACGCGAATCACCCGTTCGTCGCCGGCGCAAAACCCCAGGCGCAAACTGGCCATGCCATAGATTTTGGAAAATGTCCGGACAATAACCACATTCGGGAACTCATCGGCCAGGCGCATCACCCCTTGGTTATAACCCGCGTCATCGACATACTCGGCGTAGGCCACATCCAACACCAACAACACGCGCGGCGGTAACGCGGCCAAAAATTTTTTTACCTCGGCCAGTGCCACCATCGTGCCGGTCGGGTTATTGGGGTTGGCCAAAAAAATAACCGACGTCTTATCATCAACCAATTTTATTATCGCATCCAGGTCGGTTACAAAATTCCCCTCGTCATTTTTTTTCTCCGGCGCGGCCACCACATTGGCCCCCATGCCCTTGATAGCAATTGGGTAAACCGAAAAACCATATTGGCTGTAAATACCGGTGCGACCGGCCGACAGAAAACTTTTGGCAATTGCCAACAACACCTCGTCACTGCCCGCGCCGACAGAAATCTG
The sequence above is drawn from the Hydrotalea sp. genome and encodes:
- a CDS encoding HIT domain-containing protein → MTNYDNNNIFAKILRGEIPCKKFADNAVALAFHDIHPRKKIHLLVIPKGDYVSFSDFTRHATPDEQVGFWALVEKITADSGVDKTGYRIITNHGAHGHQEVPHFHIHLLGGESTGPLTN
- the pgsA gene encoding CDP-diacylglycerol--glycerol-3-phosphate 3-phosphatidyltransferase, whose protein sequence is MFIERRYWPNLLTLYRILAVPLFAYCWSFQTAFYDWVNLGIYALAGLSDYLDGWLARRDKRVSNFGRMLDPISDKIMVMAVLLLMVADKTIYGINLIPAMLILIREVGVSGMREFLSEINIKMPVSKLAKWKTTAQMISLGFLIVHLDQLFGLPIRAIGIVLLWGAAALTLITGYDYLKKAWPHISLDPLKEKPAKKINKKRRKKTA
- the gap gene encoding type I glyceraldehyde-3-phosphate dehydrogenase, whose amino-acid sequence is MTNIAINGFGRIGRLMLRALVKHPDFNKKIKLVAINSPGAAAAMAHLFKYDSAHGIYPGAVTATDDGLDIGFGRIAYSQIKDPKEIDWQKLGVDIVLECSGKFNDREKAAVHLTSGAKKVLVSAPSKGADKTIVYGVNHDILTAADKIVSAASCTTNCLAPIAKILEDKVGIQNGFMTTIHAYTGDQNIVDSSHKDLRRARAAATSMIPTSTGAAKSIGEVIPSLKGKLDGASMRVPTVNVSCVDLVAVLKTAVSTSELHGFFTAAETGALKNILTTTNLPLVSIDFNGMAASGCVDLLETSARAKSGEKSTLVRVLSWYDNEMGFSHRMVDVLLKMAAL
- a CDS encoding ankyrin repeat domain-containing protein, which codes for MSVTEDYDSECVSTVSILADISIAIEENDRDEVKRILEGIKNINQVDLSDHTTLMYASKFGHADVVQLFLNKGADVNQAEILDGWTALMYAIDEGFVEIVRLLLKNGADVNQPDNNGGSCLMLASFKGNIDIIILLLKNGAKVNHTDKNGSTALRLAKDFRHSKIAEVLEQHGAV
- the hisC gene encoding histidinol-phosphate transaminase, giving the protein MNKKNLEARPNNWVEEIPDYIPGKHKGAGVGPVVVLSANENPFGSSPNIEAVKKIPNHRYPDSLAVKLRQTIADFYQMQPNQISVGAGSDEVLLAIAKSFLSAGRTGIYSQYGFSVYPIAIKGMGANVVAAPEKKNDEGNFVTDLDAIIKLVDDKTSVIFLANPNNPTGTMVALAEVKKFLAALPPRVLLVLDVAYAEYVDDAGYNQGVMRLADEFPNVVIVRTFSKIYGMASLRLGFCAGDERVIRVVNKLCNVFSTSQIAQNAGVVAMADQDFITRSRDHNASEKLRMQGVLRQNGFIVYNSDTNFYLMQFGDVARATNFIEFMESHNVFVRGMKSYNLNTTVRVTVGTKDENDIFLKWANEW